One window from the genome of Bdellovibrio sp. NC01 encodes:
- a CDS encoding alpha-1,6-glucosidase domain-containing protein yields the protein MLISLFVFAKPVFAGPMRAQWLNSRQLLVKLSQGLRVADNMNFVLANSEVAFKNNPLNFSLPVIEAHDNYALLSTANIKASDINELIRRPLKVYTINSNQQLLDATAIQYAGLLDDLYFYDGKDLGVSSQGSQWQLKLWAPTAMSVRVFVYRNGNTPNTSPEQIYNMTTDHGVWSATLPAQYQNYFYLYEVTVYQPTTDKLETSLVTDPYSFSLATNGSKSQIVDVNAADLKPAGWDYLRKPALNSFKDIVIYELHIRDFSAGDQTVPFMYRGSYMAFTQENSDGMTQLRSLSEAGLTHVHLMPFNDFGSVDEDKNTWETVNFPSTNLQDVQGALGQIRSQDAFNWGYDPVHFLAPDGSYAVDPQGSSRIKEVRSMVQSLNQTGLRVVQDVVFNHTYKNGLLPQSVFDKIVPSYYYRLDDEGNVQTSSCCNDTASEHRMMEKLMIDSVLFWARTYKIDSFRFDLMSFHTRQTMLKIKDAVRSLTEQNDGIDGSKIYIYGEGWSFGSLFGQDPGSAMTAANSFGAGIGLFNDRLRDAVRGGTTNSTEKSDQGFATGLYFDFNREPANRNTPPDADGQRDKLLHLGDVIKVGLAGNLRDFTFREHLGSVIHGGDLYFRSSSVGTSATPIETINYVSAHDGYSLWDAVQAKAPFFTSGRTPTLTTSEDRQRMVQLALAIPMLSQGIPFVEAGTELLRSKNGDQDSYDSGDFFNRVDWSKQNNHWGEGLPPAWKNLDDWSFWQPRLVVPEMKVSPELIQQTDRYFKALIRVRQSSSLFKMNSLDEIMAKLVFIDDEVTPQPGLIAMALHQGNEALLIMFNSSREPRLFSNKVLGYSWQLHPLLDAKVDPALAQVVLMPAQSAIQIPGRSTVVLKLVSATTKSKGAR from the coding sequence ATGTTGATCAGTCTTTTCGTTTTCGCGAAGCCCGTTTTCGCGGGACCGATGCGTGCGCAGTGGCTGAATTCACGTCAACTTTTGGTGAAGCTTTCGCAAGGACTTCGTGTTGCTGACAACATGAACTTCGTGCTTGCGAACAGCGAAGTTGCTTTCAAAAATAATCCCCTGAATTTTTCTCTGCCAGTGATTGAAGCCCATGATAACTATGCGCTTTTAAGCACAGCAAACATCAAAGCTTCTGATATCAACGAATTGATTCGTCGTCCTTTAAAAGTCTACACGATCAACAGCAATCAACAGCTTTTGGATGCAACAGCCATTCAGTATGCGGGCCTGCTTGATGATTTATATTTCTATGACGGCAAAGACCTAGGCGTCAGTTCACAAGGCTCACAGTGGCAACTAAAGTTGTGGGCGCCGACTGCGATGAGTGTGCGTGTTTTCGTTTACCGTAATGGAAATACACCGAACACTTCTCCAGAGCAGATCTACAATATGACAACAGATCATGGCGTGTGGTCTGCGACATTGCCTGCTCAATATCAAAATTATTTCTATCTTTATGAAGTGACTGTGTACCAACCGACGACGGATAAACTTGAAACGTCACTGGTCACTGATCCCTACAGCTTTAGCCTTGCAACAAACGGATCGAAGTCACAAATCGTTGACGTCAATGCTGCTGATTTAAAACCTGCGGGTTGGGATTACTTGCGCAAGCCTGCTTTGAATTCTTTCAAAGATATCGTTATCTATGAACTGCACATTCGCGATTTCAGTGCGGGTGACCAAACGGTGCCGTTTATGTATCGCGGCTCTTACATGGCGTTCACTCAAGAAAACAGCGACGGTATGACTCAGCTTCGTTCTTTAAGCGAAGCCGGTTTAACTCACGTGCATTTGATGCCATTCAATGACTTTGGCTCTGTCGATGAAGACAAAAATACGTGGGAGACTGTGAACTTCCCAAGTACAAACTTGCAAGACGTGCAAGGTGCTTTGGGACAGATTCGTTCGCAAGATGCTTTTAACTGGGGCTACGATCCCGTGCATTTCTTAGCGCCAGACGGCAGCTATGCAGTAGATCCACAAGGTTCTTCACGCATTAAAGAAGTGCGCAGCATGGTGCAGTCTTTGAATCAAACTGGCCTGCGCGTCGTTCAAGACGTCGTTTTCAATCACACTTACAAAAACGGTCTGTTGCCGCAATCGGTATTCGATAAGATCGTGCCTTCTTACTATTACCGTCTTGATGATGAAGGTAATGTGCAAACGTCTTCATGCTGTAATGACACGGCTTCTGAACATCGCATGATGGAAAAGCTGATGATCGATAGCGTTTTGTTCTGGGCACGTACATACAAGATCGACTCTTTCCGTTTTGATTTGATGTCTTTCCATACTCGTCAAACGATGTTGAAAATTAAAGATGCAGTTCGCTCTTTAACGGAACAAAACGACGGCATCGATGGTTCTAAAATTTATATTTACGGCGAAGGTTGGTCGTTTGGTTCCTTATTTGGCCAAGATCCTGGCAGTGCGATGACGGCTGCAAATTCTTTCGGCGCTGGCATTGGTCTTTTCAACGATCGTCTGCGCGATGCTGTTCGTGGTGGGACAACAAACTCCACTGAAAAATCGGATCAAGGCTTTGCGACGGGTTTGTATTTCGATTTCAATCGTGAACCTGCGAATCGCAACACGCCTCCGGATGCTGATGGCCAACGCGATAAATTGCTTCACTTGGGCGACGTTATCAAAGTCGGTCTTGCTGGCAACTTACGTGATTTCACTTTCCGTGAACACTTAGGCTCTGTCATTCACGGTGGCGATCTTTATTTCCGCTCTTCATCGGTGGGCACATCGGCGACACCGATTGAAACGATTAACTACGTTTCGGCTCACGATGGTTATTCGTTATGGGATGCGGTTCAAGCCAAAGCCCCGTTCTTTACAAGTGGTCGTACTCCAACATTAACGACTTCTGAAGATCGTCAACGTATGGTGCAGTTGGCGTTGGCTATTCCGATGCTGAGCCAAGGCATTCCGTTTGTAGAAGCTGGAACTGAATTGCTGCGTTCAAAAAATGGCGACCAAGACAGTTATGATTCTGGCGACTTCTTCAACCGTGTTGATTGGAGCAAACAAAACAATCACTGGGGTGAAGGCTTACCTCCAGCATGGAAAAATCTTGATGATTGGTCCTTCTGGCAGCCGCGCTTGGTTGTGCCTGAAATGAAAGTATCGCCAGAGTTGATTCAACAAACGGATCGCTATTTCAAAGCCTTGATTCGTGTGCGCCAAAGCAGTTCGTTGTTTAAAATGAACTCGCTAGATGAAATCATGGCGAAATTAGTTTTCATTGATGATGAAGTGACGCCGCAACCGGGTTTGATTGCGATGGCTCTTCACCAAGGCAATGAAGCTTTATTGATTATGTTTAATAGCTCTCGTGAACCGCGTTTATTCTCGAATAAAGTGCTGGGTTATTCATGGCAGCTTCATCCATTGTTAGACGCTAAAGTAGATCCTGCTTTAGCCCAAGTCGTCTTGATGCCAGCGCAATCTGCTATTCAGATTCCTGGTCGCAGCACTGTTGTATTGAAACTTGTTTCTGCGACGACAAAATCTAAAGGTGCTAGATAA
- a CDS encoding MFS transporter: MEQPTSFARLWDKLATLCLVNLLSFYCFYLSGILYIESTTLFFNPASTGFASVSSLLSFFLGFLLRPIGALFFGFVGDTRGAKKSLVQSMGLLGVMTLGIGILPSFEKIGIVASLMNVFLRLGQGFAIGGTYSCSAILGYELAPEGAKGRYTSLLQLSVPAGYLAAMAIIVILKLMIGIEAFLSWGWRACFMLSILVLYFTFRLHRSDEFDQVHTERSTPAEYRDHLAGFLSNKIQLKNFFLMILPLMVGLGVVGYISNIYKLYFFQSVLKVDAPTVSFIIATSSLLYMPSYYLWGRRADRIGSETVLLHGLTLSLIFIFPLFMLLQYWVTHHAGAQARLGFSTLVMILISAGISSVAIIGYSPLIAYVCQRVPTALRCTLFSLVYNLGFGILSGIVHLMSGFLFEKYRWVFVGLWLMEIIGVICAVIILFYRRKMVTSDSRSAL, from the coding sequence ATGGAACAACCAACAAGCTTTGCGAGACTCTGGGATAAGTTAGCTACCCTGTGTCTTGTAAATCTGTTGTCGTTCTACTGCTTCTACCTTTCCGGCATTCTTTATATCGAAAGCACCACTCTGTTTTTCAATCCTGCTTCCACAGGCTTTGCTTCTGTCAGTTCACTTCTTAGTTTCTTTCTTGGATTTTTATTGCGACCGATTGGGGCGCTGTTCTTTGGTTTCGTTGGTGACACTCGTGGTGCAAAAAAATCTTTAGTTCAGAGCATGGGCTTGCTGGGAGTCATGACATTAGGAATTGGCATTTTGCCGTCCTTCGAAAAGATTGGCATCGTTGCTTCTTTAATGAATGTCTTTTTGCGGCTGGGACAAGGTTTTGCAATTGGTGGAACGTATTCCTGTTCAGCAATTCTTGGCTATGAATTAGCGCCTGAAGGTGCGAAAGGCCGCTACACAAGTTTATTACAGCTGTCTGTACCTGCTGGGTATTTAGCGGCGATGGCGATCATCGTGATTCTAAAATTAATGATTGGTATAGAAGCGTTTCTATCGTGGGGATGGCGTGCGTGTTTCATGCTGTCGATTCTGGTTTTGTATTTTACTTTTCGTCTTCATCGCAGCGATGAGTTTGATCAAGTTCATACAGAACGAAGTACCCCTGCTGAGTATCGCGATCATCTTGCCGGATTTCTTAGTAATAAAATCCAACTAAAAAATTTCTTCCTGATGATCTTACCGCTCATGGTGGGGTTGGGAGTGGTTGGATACATTAGTAACATCTATAAACTTTATTTCTTTCAATCGGTATTGAAGGTTGATGCGCCAACGGTCAGTTTTATCATTGCGACTTCAAGTCTGCTGTATATGCCAAGTTATTATCTGTGGGGACGGCGTGCAGATAGGATTGGGAGTGAAACTGTTTTGTTGCATGGATTGACATTAAGTTTAATTTTTATTTTTCCTCTGTTCATGCTCTTGCAATATTGGGTCACTCATCACGCGGGCGCACAAGCGCGCTTGGGATTCAGCACGCTTGTGATGATCCTGATTTCCGCCGGCATAAGTTCTGTCGCGATTATCGGTTACAGCCCATTGATTGCTTATGTCTGTCAGCGAGTACCAACGGCCTTGCGTTGCACGCTTTTTTCGCTCGTCTACAATCTTGGTTTTGGCATTTTGTCAGGGATAGTGCACTTGATGAGCGGCTTCCTTTTTGAAAAGTACCGCTGGGTATTTGTGGGACTTTGGCTGATGGAAATAATTGGCGTGATTTGCGCGGTGATTATTTTGTTTTATCGTCGAAAAATGGTTACGTCGGATTCGCGATCAGCTCTTTAA
- a CDS encoding aminopeptidase, translated as MILLFPLLTGCQVSYLFSSAYNQVKLLNSRVPIDDALKDPNISTEEKRKLELAQKARQFAENDLHLKPTQNYTSYVKLDRPYVTYVVSAAYKWELKHYQWSYPIVGKMPYKGYFNEADAKSEEEELKKEDLDTYMRGVSAYSTLGWFKDPLLSSMLRYKDFDLVNTIIHETVHATLYIKHEADFNERLANFLGNKGAEMYYLKTEGPQSATLAEVRKNNEDDKLFSAFISKEIRDLTEWYKKLPATDRKEELRAARIAEIQKRFADEVLPKMQTRDWDKFTKAKLNNARLLVFKTYMQDMSDFETLYEQSGRDFSKFIERCKALQGEKDPAAKLKELIANPT; from the coding sequence TTGATTTTACTTTTTCCTCTGCTAACAGGTTGCCAAGTCAGCTACCTGTTTAGCTCGGCCTACAATCAAGTCAAACTTTTGAACAGCCGTGTTCCAATTGATGATGCCCTCAAAGATCCAAACATTTCGACTGAAGAAAAACGTAAACTGGAACTTGCACAAAAAGCACGTCAGTTCGCGGAAAACGATCTGCATCTTAAGCCCACACAAAACTACACGTCTTATGTGAAATTGGATCGTCCTTATGTCACTTACGTTGTCAGTGCCGCTTATAAGTGGGAATTGAAACACTATCAGTGGTCTTACCCTATCGTTGGCAAAATGCCTTACAAAGGTTATTTCAACGAAGCCGATGCTAAATCTGAAGAAGAAGAATTAAAAAAAGAAGATTTAGATACTTACATGCGTGGCGTTTCCGCCTACAGCACACTCGGTTGGTTTAAAGATCCTTTATTAAGCTCGATGCTTCGTTATAAGGACTTCGATCTTGTGAATACAATCATTCACGAAACCGTGCATGCGACTTTGTACATCAAACACGAAGCTGACTTCAATGAGCGCTTAGCAAACTTCCTGGGCAATAAGGGTGCAGAGATGTACTACTTAAAAACGGAAGGCCCCCAGTCAGCGACATTAGCTGAGGTTCGCAAAAACAACGAAGACGACAAATTGTTTTCAGCTTTTATCTCTAAAGAAATTCGTGATTTGACAGAGTGGTATAAAAAACTTCCGGCAACAGATCGCAAAGAAGAACTTCGTGCCGCACGAATTGCCGAAATTCAAAAACGTTTCGCCGACGAGGTTCTGCCAAAAATGCAAACCCGTGACTGGGATAAGTTTACAAAAGCAAAACTCAACAACGCTCGCCTATTGGTATTTAAAACCTACATGCAAGACATGAGTGACTTTGAAACTTTGTATGAACAATCAGGTCGCGATTTCAGTAAATTTATTGAGCGCTGCAAAGCCTTACAAGGTGAAAAAGATCCTGCCGCTAAACTTAAAGAGCTGATCGCGAATCCGACGTAA
- a CDS encoding C1 family peptidase, whose translation MTGTSLHFAISILLFCSAGHAQTAGGRKKVTFNPPAKTQPAAKADGGNLNADCGDMDLNQGANSPFNKIPVYDQDGTGICYAYTTAQMTDYYRFKKGDTSYDLTNPVYAAYDTYGTKNPFKANSLYAGVATDVNDAIRAKGVCSDKEVKARLAEYMKVSGGSEAEVLHFLETVYQNLNPKSNKTDWTKVSSVMTSTTGVSCKQQEQLKSVALKRNVMGASAPAVLQNLFKNCKTHPVKVPDIEVFQFGSDVNMKRAMDKGLNQTMPAQLMVCANLFTDKSYKGVVKKSQNSQRDAMDGTRPDCEAHSILVTGRKSINGQCSYLVRNSWGTNWKPKGAKACACRTWSGQYKQICSNPDEVDEYVGCWYGASELTANTGSVGVFK comes from the coding sequence ATGACTGGTACGTCCCTTCACTTCGCCATTTCCATTCTTCTTTTTTGCTCTGCTGGCCACGCACAGACTGCGGGCGGTAGAAAAAAAGTGACCTTCAATCCACCCGCAAAAACGCAGCCGGCAGCAAAAGCTGATGGCGGGAATTTAAATGCTGATTGCGGCGACATGGATTTGAATCAAGGTGCAAATTCACCGTTCAATAAAATTCCAGTTTACGATCAAGATGGCACTGGGATTTGTTATGCTTATACGACAGCACAAATGACAGATTACTATCGCTTCAAAAAAGGCGATACCTCTTATGATTTAACGAATCCTGTCTATGCGGCTTACGACACTTATGGAACTAAGAATCCATTTAAGGCCAACTCTCTTTACGCAGGTGTTGCGACCGATGTGAACGATGCGATTCGCGCAAAAGGCGTGTGTAGCGATAAAGAAGTGAAAGCGCGTCTTGCTGAATATATGAAAGTCAGTGGCGGTTCCGAAGCTGAAGTTTTGCATTTCCTTGAAACTGTTTATCAAAATTTGAATCCTAAAAGCAACAAAACCGATTGGACAAAAGTTTCAAGTGTCATGACTTCAACAACCGGAGTGTCGTGCAAGCAGCAAGAGCAACTTAAAAGTGTTGCTCTGAAAAGGAATGTCATGGGCGCTTCAGCTCCAGCGGTTTTGCAAAACCTGTTTAAGAATTGCAAAACTCATCCGGTGAAAGTTCCAGACATTGAAGTTTTTCAATTCGGATCTGACGTGAACATGAAGCGTGCGATGGATAAGGGTTTGAATCAAACCATGCCAGCGCAGCTTATGGTCTGCGCGAATCTTTTTACAGATAAATCTTATAAAGGCGTCGTCAAGAAGTCTCAGAATTCGCAGCGTGATGCAATGGATGGCACACGTCCAGACTGCGAAGCGCATTCGATCTTAGTGACGGGTCGCAAGAGCATCAATGGGCAATGCAGTTATCTTGTGCGCAATTCTTGGGGCACGAATTGGAAACCCAAAGGTGCCAAAGCCTGTGCGTGCCGAACGTGGTCAGGTCAGTACAAACAGATCTGCTCGAATCCTGATGAAGTCGACGAGTACGTCGGCTGCTGGTACGGCGCCAGTGAGTTAACTGCTAATACGGGGAGTGTCGGTGTCTTCAAATAA
- a CDS encoding MAPEG family protein: protein MPVVNVQLVFPMIALVFLTIIVLVVTFRRRVAAVKTGKIPITHFKTYTEGEPPADIVQAARHYANLFEAPVLFYVACLVGMVLPVQGIAFVVLAWLFVIVRAIHAVIHMGQNKLFYRMRAFFTGIVILAIMWIMILVKAIQISSIA from the coding sequence ATGCCGGTAGTGAATGTACAGTTAGTTTTTCCTATGATTGCGTTGGTTTTTCTGACGATCATCGTTTTAGTTGTGACTTTTCGTCGTCGAGTAGCGGCAGTGAAGACGGGAAAAATTCCAATTACTCACTTTAAAACATACACAGAGGGCGAACCGCCTGCGGATATAGTTCAGGCCGCTCGTCATTATGCGAACTTGTTTGAAGCACCGGTGTTGTTTTATGTCGCGTGCCTTGTTGGTATGGTTTTGCCTGTTCAAGGAATTGCGTTTGTGGTTTTGGCGTGGCTTTTTGTGATCGTACGTGCCATTCATGCCGTGATTCATATGGGTCAGAATAAATTGTTCTATCGTATGCGAGCATTTTTCACGGGTATCGTGATTTTAGCGATCATGTGGATTATGATTCTTGTGAAAGCGATTCAGATTTCGTCCATCGCTTAA
- a CDS encoding outer membrane protein: MKCFNLLAVVLVSFVTLSANAMYTELGAQYGFKTQTYDENNSNKTESFTGSVSLYFWERIALELSYTDATTIVESKAFTADPRRVTKQRSQILGADLIFVLAEKTALFQPYIKGGVAQINRTQTVQIEGVDTYTNDPEKALAPSYGVGLKVALTDSFSLKFSYDAWKTPVGNDTSTDDSAFRAGISWIL; the protein is encoded by the coding sequence ATGAAATGTTTTAATTTGCTAGCCGTCGTTTTGGTCAGTTTCGTCACGTTATCCGCAAATGCTATGTACACTGAGTTAGGTGCCCAATATGGCTTTAAGACTCAGACTTACGATGAAAACAACAGCAACAAAACAGAATCTTTCACGGGCTCCGTATCACTTTACTTCTGGGAACGAATCGCTCTGGAGCTTAGCTATACAGATGCAACGACGATTGTAGAATCAAAGGCCTTCACTGCCGATCCTCGCCGCGTGACGAAACAACGTTCACAAATTTTGGGCGCGGATTTGATCTTTGTCTTGGCAGAAAAAACGGCGTTGTTCCAACCTTATATTAAGGGCGGCGTGGCGCAAATCAATCGCACGCAAACAGTTCAGATCGAAGGCGTAGACACTTACACCAATGATCCTGAAAAAGCATTGGCGCCAAGTTACGGTGTTGGTTTGAAAGTCGCTTTGACTGACAGCTTTAGTTTAAAATTCAGTTACGATGCGTGGAAAACTCCGGTGGGTAACGATACATCCACTGACGACTCTGCCTTCCGTGCCGGTATCTCGTGGATTCTTTAA
- a CDS encoding diguanylate cyclase yields MAHNDDSSNDNLEKTSIVASDTFKGRLREADDVPPAVLVLIGPPGYVGKQYPITANDIVIGRSVESQVYIDDKSLSRSHAKFAVNSGEVSIIDLGSTNKTIVNGQALPPLASCLLKNNDQIKTGNVIFKFLEKGSLEAITNQAMYEKSQKDALTGAHSKGALIEKGPEAMKRSEVLNEPLSLVTFDIDHFKKINDTYGHPGGDYVLKELCRIVITKLIRANDFFARYGGEEFVLLLSGSNAKIAGEVGERIRHTIETSEFVFEGKKVSVTISVGVATKNATETEWTQLYERADKALYQSKQGGRNKVTIAP; encoded by the coding sequence ATGGCTCACAACGATGATTCTTCCAATGATAACTTAGAAAAAACCAGTATTGTCGCGAGTGACACTTTCAAGGGTCGCTTGCGTGAAGCGGACGATGTTCCGCCCGCTGTTCTTGTGTTGATTGGACCTCCGGGTTACGTGGGGAAACAATATCCAATTACTGCGAACGATATCGTGATTGGTCGTTCCGTAGAAAGCCAAGTTTACATCGACGATAAAAGTTTAAGTCGTTCGCATGCGAAGTTCGCCGTGAATAGCGGTGAAGTTTCGATCATCGATTTGGGCTCGACAAATAAAACAATCGTGAATGGTCAGGCTTTGCCACCTTTAGCGTCGTGTTTGTTGAAAAATAACGATCAAATCAAAACGGGTAACGTGATTTTCAAATTCCTTGAAAAAGGAAGTTTGGAAGCGATCACGAACCAAGCGATGTATGAAAAGTCTCAGAAGGATGCTTTGACGGGTGCACATTCAAAAGGTGCATTGATCGAAAAAGGCCCTGAAGCTATGAAGCGTTCAGAAGTTCTGAACGAACCATTAAGCCTTGTGACTTTCGATATCGACCATTTCAAAAAAATCAACGATACCTATGGTCACCCAGGTGGCGACTACGTTCTGAAAGAACTGTGCCGTATCGTGATCACAAAATTGATCCGCGCAAATGACTTCTTTGCTCGTTATGGCGGTGAAGAGTTCGTTCTGCTTCTTTCCGGTTCAAACGCAAAAATAGCCGGTGAAGTGGGTGAGCGTATTCGTCACACTATCGAAACCAGCGAATTTGTATTCGAAGGAAAAAAGGTGTCTGTCACTATTTCAGTAGGTGTTGCAACGAAGAACGCCACTGAAACAGAATGGACTCAACTGTACGAACGCGCCGACAAAGCCTTGTATCAATCAAAACAAGGCGGCCGTAATAAAGTCACCATCGCCCCTTAG
- a CDS encoding carbohydrate porin encodes MKRIIWALLFVFLGEQSFALNADFLGYLRGGTGLNLQGGSKECFYNNGLPGNFLRLGNECDFYTELALVFNHKTATADDPTFFKTQLRFAYSSKGLRQWESTVVPVNSSNNTVKVPQSEIEAFVKAGGFSEVPGEFWVGKRFYRDVDLHIFDWYYYADMSGVGAGIEALSVGPGQLAIAHMIQANEDFNTTSVGRPALNAIDLRYTSLKVADDAKLNFWGVYAWAPGSSDGSTEYVPTNGYVLATRLDSVAYTGHSNTTLMFGQGAMKDFNIYGSSAVNSNDTSQNHAWNVRFVEDWSRDVTDSWAFMFGLAANYGSNGKDQYDIVQWQEIGIRPIYFVSDRFQWVFETGYSHIKDESETLSNGQLAGDRELARVTVAPQLSMSKSIWGRPVLRAYMSYSFWNSANEDVKYIGANAPTFANKSSGMTFGYQFEAWF; translated from the coding sequence ATGAAAAGAATTATTTGGGCGCTATTATTTGTATTCTTAGGTGAACAATCTTTCGCATTAAATGCTGATTTTTTAGGCTATCTACGTGGTGGAACGGGCTTGAATCTTCAAGGTGGTTCTAAGGAGTGTTTCTATAACAACGGATTACCGGGTAATTTCCTACGTTTAGGGAATGAGTGTGATTTCTATACTGAACTTGCCTTGGTTTTTAATCACAAAACTGCGACCGCGGACGACCCAACATTTTTTAAGACGCAACTGCGCTTTGCTTACAGCTCTAAAGGTTTGCGTCAATGGGAATCCACGGTTGTTCCGGTAAATTCTAGCAACAACACAGTGAAAGTCCCTCAATCAGAAATTGAAGCTTTCGTAAAGGCCGGCGGTTTTTCTGAAGTCCCTGGCGAGTTCTGGGTCGGTAAAAGATTTTATCGTGACGTCGATTTGCACATCTTCGATTGGTACTACTACGCCGACATGAGTGGTGTTGGTGCGGGTATCGAAGCGTTGTCTGTGGGCCCAGGTCAGTTGGCGATTGCGCACATGATTCAAGCGAATGAAGACTTCAATACAACGTCAGTAGGTCGTCCGGCATTGAATGCGATTGATTTGCGTTACACATCTTTGAAAGTTGCTGACGATGCAAAATTAAATTTCTGGGGCGTATATGCATGGGCACCAGGAAGTTCTGATGGTTCGACAGAGTACGTTCCAACAAATGGTTACGTTCTTGCGACACGTTTGGATTCAGTCGCATACACTGGTCACAGCAATACAACTTTGATGTTCGGCCAAGGTGCGATGAAAGATTTCAACATCTACGGAAGTAGCGCAGTGAATTCTAACGACACTTCACAAAATCACGCATGGAACGTGCGCTTTGTTGAAGACTGGAGTCGTGATGTCACTGATTCTTGGGCTTTCATGTTCGGTTTGGCTGCGAATTACGGTAGCAACGGCAAAGATCAATACGATATCGTTCAATGGCAAGAGATCGGCATTCGTCCGATTTATTTTGTCTCTGACAGATTTCAGTGGGTTTTTGAAACGGGTTACTCGCACATCAAAGATGAATCGGAAACTTTGTCGAACGGTCAACTGGCGGGTGATCGTGAACTTGCACGTGTGACAGTGGCTCCGCAGTTATCCATGAGCAAAAGTATTTGGGGTCGTCCTGTGCTTCGCGCCTACATGTCGTACTCGTTCTGGAATAGCGCAAATGAGGACGTGAAATATATCGGAGCGAACGCGCCAACGTTTGCAAACAAATCATCAGGAATGACATTTGGCTACCAATTCGAAGCCTGGTTTTAA
- a CDS encoding DUF333 domain-containing protein, translating to MSSNKILFLVITFASLAAGATCRPATWTANEKDFTVCYDMKTDALLSESCINGSCDARTFLDKVRGVKLPSEGVNPHNPGSKYCRWVQGTVVIARNARGSQTAFCQGSDGTLVDLAGLAEYADDSEEQK from the coding sequence GTGTCTTCAAATAAAATACTTTTTTTAGTCATCACATTTGCTTCCTTGGCGGCTGGGGCCACTTGTCGTCCTGCGACTTGGACTGCGAACGAAAAAGATTTTACGGTTTGTTACGATATGAAAACAGACGCGTTGCTTTCTGAATCTTGTATTAACGGTTCGTGTGATGCGCGTACGTTTTTAGATAAAGTGCGCGGCGTGAAATTACCTTCAGAAGGAGTGAATCCTCATAATCCAGGAAGCAAATACTGCAGATGGGTGCAGGGTACTGTGGTCATCGCACGCAATGCACGCGGCTCGCAAACGGCCTTCTGCCAAGGATCTGATGGAACGCTCGTGGATCTTGCAGGGCTTGCGGAATATGCGGACGACTCTGAAGAACAAAAATAA
- a CDS encoding RNA polymerase sigma factor, producing the protein MERDLIVLSDLELVEKVKSGDRRSFSELVKRHQRSLLRLSLRFVKDMDVAEDVTQEAFIKAYEKLNSFEGRASFKSWLFQIGVNTARNKLREFKRDTVDVEDVHLAVEAEAEHTLVHTAVADILQKEVDKLPMKQKTALVLRVYEDLSFNEIAEIMECPYDTAKANYRHALMKLRQTFEQQEELKNWTEEVGGFFTEMNHRFAEAEG; encoded by the coding sequence ATGGAGAGAGATCTAATAGTGCTATCGGATCTTGAACTGGTAGAAAAAGTGAAGTCGGGGGACAGACGCTCTTTTTCCGAACTCGTGAAACGACATCAGAGAAGTTTGCTGCGCTTGAGTTTGAGGTTTGTAAAAGACATGGATGTAGCTGAGGACGTGACTCAGGAAGCTTTCATCAAAGCTTACGAGAAACTGAACTCATTTGAAGGGCGTGCGTCTTTCAAAAGCTGGTTGTTCCAAATTGGCGTGAACACAGCTCGCAACAAACTGCGCGAATTTAAGCGCGATACTGTAGATGTTGAAGACGTGCATTTAGCAGTGGAAGCAGAGGCTGAACACACTCTGGTCCACACGGCGGTGGCTGACATACTTCAAAAAGAAGTAGATAAGTTGCCAATGAAACAGAAGACAGCCTTGGTTCTTCGTGTGTACGAAGATCTTAGCTTTAACGAAATCGCTGAGATCATGGAGTGCCCATACGATACAGCCAAAGCGAATTACCGCCACGCTTTGATGAAACTTCGTCAGACTTTTGAGCAACAAGAAGAGCTTAAAAACTGGACTGAAGAAGTTGGTGGTTTCTTTACAGAAATGAATCATAGATTTGCGGAAGCAGAAGGATAG